A part of Paenibacillus sp. 481 genomic DNA contains:
- a CDS encoding ABC transporter substrate-binding protein, with translation MKGRKLKLLVVLMTTMSLLAGCMGEKPVLEELDGGKGTIKILSDNEQWFYSQYGNTFKLKHPNIDFEIISTKHHQRPDMTQDEREKLEKKLITEKKPDVLFLNQKIFSEFIQDGKLYNLEPVIKQEQFDLQGYMPGFIDMLREMGSGSIYGLTPEINTQVIYYNADLFKKQGIDLPQNKMTWSDLLALSARFNSSGTNSKDKIVGFSEEGYRGKAELLFKMAATAGLTPLDSKGETIQIQTESWKKVMTTATEAFRNNSVYTAPDEKNIDMLMERGNKFAEGKAAMMMSYPYYARSIDDMKYYDKKAKEFEWGMVTAPIDPAAPDESAFTNLDTILAISKDATNKRAAWEFVKFVNGIEMAQATSRSSFGSLPTRNQFYKEISGKSTDVFYALKPKANGQNSWYSSVPWKFSQKFFDIINEHMQAVIDKKKTVDQALAEIQQKAQAELKLARDQEKADKKDTK, from the coding sequence TTGAAGGGTAGAAAATTAAAACTGCTGGTCGTGCTCATGACCACGATGTCGTTATTGGCAGGTTGTATGGGAGAGAAGCCTGTACTTGAGGAACTTGACGGAGGCAAAGGAACAATCAAAATTCTTTCTGATAATGAGCAATGGTTCTACTCCCAGTATGGAAATACGTTTAAACTTAAGCATCCAAACATTGATTTTGAAATCATTAGTACGAAGCATCATCAACGTCCAGACATGACCCAAGATGAGCGTGAAAAACTAGAAAAGAAATTAATTACTGAAAAGAAGCCGGACGTGTTGTTTCTTAACCAAAAAATATTTAGTGAATTTATTCAAGATGGAAAACTATACAACTTAGAACCTGTCATCAAGCAAGAGCAGTTTGACTTACAAGGTTATATGCCCGGATTTATAGATATGCTTCGGGAAATGGGGAGCGGTTCCATTTACGGACTTACACCTGAGATTAACACCCAAGTCATTTATTACAATGCTGATCTGTTTAAAAAACAGGGGATTGATCTCCCCCAGAACAAAATGACATGGTCTGATCTTCTTGCCTTATCAGCACGCTTTAACTCGAGCGGAACGAATTCAAAAGACAAAATCGTCGGGTTTAGTGAAGAGGGGTATCGCGGAAAAGCGGAGCTTCTATTCAAAATGGCAGCTACGGCAGGGCTGACACCGCTCGACTCGAAAGGAGAGACCATCCAGATTCAAACGGAAAGCTGGAAAAAAGTAATGACCACAGCGACTGAGGCTTTTCGGAATAACAGCGTATACACGGCTCCCGATGAAAAAAATATAGATATGCTAATGGAGCGTGGAAACAAATTTGCAGAGGGAAAGGCTGCAATGATGATGTCTTATCCTTATTATGCAAGAAGCATTGATGACATGAAATATTATGACAAGAAGGCCAAGGAGTTTGAGTGGGGCATGGTAACAGCACCTATCGATCCCGCCGCTCCCGATGAATCTGCGTTTACCAATCTTGATACCATTTTAGCAATCTCCAAGGATGCAACGAATAAACGTGCCGCTTGGGAGTTTGTGAAGTTTGTTAATGGTATTGAAATGGCTCAAGCCACTTCACGATCATCATTTGGATCTTTACCGACACGCAACCAATTTTATAAAGAAATTAGCGGAAAAAGTACCGACGTGTTCTATGCCTTAAAGCCAAAAGCGAACGGGCAAAATAGCTGGTATAGTTCAGTACCGTGGAAATTTAGTCAAAAGTTCTTTGACATTATAAATGAACATATGCAAGCCGTTATTGATAAAAAGAAAACGGTGGACCAAGCACTTGCTGAGATTCAGCAAAAAGCCCAAGCAGAATTGAAACTGGCGAGGGATCAAGAAAAAGCAGATAAGAAAGACACGAAATAA
- a CDS encoding ABC transporter substrate-binding protein — translation MLLRNGKLPILLLTMMLFITACGKSESDKFGKDTVGKLKVLYAVAGEEEKAFNSKYGNYFRFAYPKIELDFISTNHLYYPNKDVSISQSKQLVQQLIKETKPDVILLDEAQFTSFTQDGKLLNLDSMIKQDGFDLHGYMPGYMDLVRHKGAGSIYGLSPEINAEVLYYNAELFKKNGVELPRDKMTWPEVLALAGRFSNSASSGDQKDKVVGMVDNNFGEPVDFLLKMAGTSGLSPVDAKGENLTVQSERWKDFMTAATDALRSQGLVIPSMEQHIQALQGWDKFLQGTAAMTMQPVGYAKWIKESKDTGAQPKPIDWGFVTAPIDTTYPDESAFMNLGQLFAISSDTANKEAAWEFVKLVNGAELAQAIAGSAFDGLPVRSEAFKEVDGKKTTSLYTLKPRADGRNMWSWSKTVPPDFESTFRLLVNDNMQAVIQKKKTVEQALAEIQQNGQVALKKAKEQEKANEKK, via the coding sequence ATGTTGTTACGCAATGGGAAACTGCCGATCTTGCTATTAACGATGATGTTGTTCATTACGGCCTGTGGCAAGTCCGAAAGTGACAAGTTCGGCAAAGATACGGTTGGCAAGCTAAAGGTACTTTATGCGGTTGCAGGTGAAGAGGAAAAAGCGTTTAATTCGAAATACGGCAATTACTTTAGATTTGCCTATCCCAAGATAGAGCTTGATTTCATTAGTACAAATCACTTGTACTATCCCAACAAAGATGTCAGCATCTCACAATCCAAGCAACTGGTACAACAACTCATCAAAGAGACCAAGCCCGATGTGATCCTACTCGACGAAGCTCAATTTACCTCATTTACGCAAGATGGAAAGCTATTAAATTTAGATTCGATGATTAAACAGGATGGATTTGATCTACACGGGTATATGCCCGGTTATATGGATCTGGTTCGACATAAAGGAGCAGGCTCTATTTATGGGCTCTCCCCTGAAATCAACGCCGAAGTTCTTTATTACAATGCTGAGTTGTTCAAAAAAAATGGCGTAGAGCTTCCACGTGATAAGATGACGTGGCCAGAAGTTCTTGCGTTGGCTGGACGCTTCAGCAATAGCGCGTCGAGCGGAGACCAGAAAGATAAAGTCGTCGGCATGGTTGACAACAACTTTGGGGAGCCTGTAGATTTTCTGTTGAAAATGGCCGGCACTTCAGGCTTGTCTCCCGTTGATGCCAAGGGTGAGAATTTGACCGTTCAATCTGAGCGCTGGAAAGACTTTATGACAGCGGCAACCGATGCCCTCCGCAGTCAAGGCTTAGTTATCCCCTCCATGGAGCAGCATATCCAAGCACTGCAAGGATGGGACAAATTTTTGCAAGGAACTGCTGCCATGACTATGCAGCCCGTTGGCTACGCCAAGTGGATAAAAGAATCAAAAGACACAGGTGCCCAACCAAAACCAATCGATTGGGGATTCGTGACCGCGCCTATCGATACAACATACCCCGATGAATCAGCGTTTATGAATCTAGGACAGTTGTTTGCCATCTCAAGCGATACGGCGAATAAGGAAGCTGCATGGGAGTTCGTTAAATTAGTAAACGGAGCGGAATTGGCTCAGGCGATAGCAGGTTCAGCCTTTGACGGTTTACCCGTACGCAGCGAAGCCTTTAAAGAAGTGGACGGCAAGAAGACAACGTCATTGTATACGTTGAAGCCGCGAGCGGATGGCCGGAATATGTGGTCTTGGTCCAAAACGGTGCCACCAGACTTTGAATCTACATTTCGCTTGCTCGTAAATGACAATATGCAAGCGGTTATACAGAAAAAGAAAACAGTAGAGCAAGCACTAGCTGAAATTCAGCAAAATGGTCAAGTTGCTTTGAAGAAGGCTAAAGAGCAGGAAAAAGCGAACGAGAAAAAGTGA